In Desulfobulbaceae bacterium, a single window of DNA contains:
- a CDS encoding class I SAM-dependent methyltransferase — translation MPNFSSEWESVNCHLCGRGQNQAEPVLLSGAPLTTGQFGFEIHPVICPCGLVYLNPRWTAERYDEFYTHRYDALYRLEIKPDYGKEGVRKHMSQVWERIKPILTNRSPVKTVLDAGCGSGHGLGYLKEELPDIDIFGIEASAECCRILQEEVGATLLGRDINGRWLADNQRRFDLIIMRHVAEHFLTPIESLNRLRGTLANGGLIYIAVPDMMHPRTVLRDYDKWWEYWFRTVHTHYYSKETLFATLAKVGLSPLAWGEDNQEVWCLADTTAPPWPPENNLFTAQSRLLTQLLPTT, via the coding sequence ATGCCAAATTTCTCTTCAGAGTGGGAGTCAGTCAACTGCCACCTCTGCGGTCGTGGTCAAAACCAAGCCGAACCGGTGCTCCTCTCTGGCGCACCGCTCACCACCGGACAGTTCGGCTTCGAGATTCACCCCGTTATCTGCCCCTGCGGACTGGTCTACCTTAATCCCCGCTGGACAGCAGAACGATACGACGAATTCTATACGCACCGCTACGACGCCCTCTACAGGCTAGAAATAAAACCCGACTATGGAAAAGAAGGCGTCCGGAAACATATGAGCCAGGTCTGGGAACGAATAAAACCAATCCTTACTAACCGCTCACCCGTCAAGACTGTGCTTGATGCCGGGTGCGGCTCAGGACACGGACTCGGCTACCTGAAGGAAGAACTGCCGGACATCGACATCTTCGGAATCGAAGCTTCAGCAGAGTGCTGCCGCATTCTCCAGGAAGAAGTTGGAGCCACTCTGCTCGGCCGCGACATCAATGGGCGATGGCTGGCAGATAACCAGAGACGATTCGACCTCATTATCATGCGTCATGTTGCGGAACATTTCCTAACCCCAATAGAAAGCCTGAACCGCTTGCGCGGGACTTTGGCCAACGGTGGACTCATCTACATTGCCGTGCCGGACATGATGCACCCCCGCACTGTATTACGGGACTATGACAAATGGTGGGAATACTGGTTCCGGACTGTACACACCCATTACTACAGTAAAGAAACTCTGTTCGCGACACTCGCAAAAGTGGGACTCTCCCCCCTGGCCTGGGGTGAGGACAATCAAGAAGTCTGGTGCTTAGCAGACACCACCGCCCCCCCTTGGCCCCCGGAGAACAACCTTTTCACAGCCCAGTCCAGGCTCCTGACTCAACTCCTACCCACAACATAA
- the lhgO gene encoding L-2-hydroxyglutarate oxidase, with product MRFDVAIMGGGIVGLSLAYTLLTRNPYCRVLLIEKEPEVGQHQTGHNSGVIHSGIYYRPGSLKAKNCRHGYELMVSFCRKHAIPHAICGKIIVATEEHELVGLEELHRRGMHNGLTRIKKLSPPELREIEPHVASIAGLLVPQTGIVDFRVVAQTLQKLAVTHGAEFRMGERVESIRQDSSGIHISTSSQTYLADRAVNCAGLFADRLALQTKHDLDLRIIPFRGEYYTLTPERQHLVKSLIYPVPDPAFPFLGVHFTRMISGKVEAGPNAVLALKREGYKKTDFDWRDLWDTVSWPGFRKLARRYWGMGCGEIYRSYCKEAFVRSLQRLVPEITASDLLPGGSGVRAQACDSQGRLLDDFSFVNDGRLLHVCNAPSPAATSALAIGEVLCDQLNKS from the coding sequence ATGCGCTTCGACGTAGCGATTATGGGCGGCGGGATTGTCGGGCTTTCTTTGGCCTATACCCTACTGACACGTAATCCCTACTGCCGAGTGCTCTTGATTGAAAAAGAGCCTGAAGTCGGCCAGCACCAGACTGGCCACAACAGCGGTGTCATCCATTCCGGCATCTATTACCGCCCTGGCAGCCTAAAGGCAAAAAACTGCCGTCACGGCTATGAGTTGATGGTTTCCTTTTGTCGAAAGCACGCCATCCCCCATGCAATCTGCGGTAAAATTATCGTTGCCACCGAGGAGCATGAACTCGTCGGCCTTGAGGAACTGCACCGCCGCGGGATGCACAATGGCTTAACCAGGATCAAAAAACTATCACCTCCAGAGTTGAGAGAAATCGAGCCGCACGTCGCCAGCATTGCCGGACTCCTGGTGCCGCAAACCGGGATTGTCGATTTCCGGGTGGTCGCCCAGACCCTCCAAAAGCTAGCCGTCACGCATGGAGCTGAATTCCGGATGGGAGAACGGGTTGAATCCATCCGCCAAGACTCCAGCGGCATCCATATAAGCACTAGCAGTCAAACCTACCTGGCAGATCGGGCAGTCAACTGCGCCGGCCTATTTGCCGACCGCCTGGCGCTACAGACAAAACACGACCTGGATCTGCGAATCATCCCTTTCCGAGGGGAATACTATACGCTGACTCCGGAACGACAGCACTTGGTCAAATCCCTGATCTATCCGGTGCCCGACCCAGCCTTTCCGTTCCTCGGCGTCCACTTTACCCGTATGATCTCAGGCAAAGTGGAGGCAGGACCTAATGCAGTCCTGGCGCTAAAGCGAGAAGGATACAAAAAAACCGACTTCGACTGGCGTGACCTTTGGGACACGGTCTCCTGGCCAGGATTTCGCAAACTTGCCCGTCGTTACTGGGGCATGGGCTGCGGAGAAATCTACCGCTCCTACTGCAAAGAGGCCTTTGTCCGCTCTCTCCAACGCCTGGTTCCCGAAATCACCGCAAGCGATCTCCTCCCCGGCGGTTCCGGGGTGCGGGCTCAGGCCTGCGACAGCCAGGGCCGCCTACTGGACGATTTCTCCTTCGTCAATGACGGCCGGCTGCTGCACGTCTGTAACGCCCCATCTCCGGCCGCCACTTCAGCCCTGGCAATCGGGGAGGTTCTTTGCGATCAATTAAACAAAAGCTGA
- a CDS encoding Gfo/Idh/MocA family oxidoreductase, with the protein MGKTPGIGIDIVVVGAGMYVCGKGTDGHGTILPALFEAHRLGLVNSILISSTSRSSAEQALVKAKELSAIMGVTPPVLAVPHETAAPDPKSYQQLLTNSPRLKAAIVSVPDEHHFPIARDLIEHGLHTLVVKPLAASVKQVRNLIALTEKHAVYGAVEYHKRFDESNLKLLTLIRQGNLGRLLNFSINYSQRKLIPTTAFRSWVETTDIFQYLGVHYVDLIHFLTQAQPRRVMAIGAKKHLTSQGIDTWDTIQTLIEWRDDTGEDFTSSHLTGWVDPDNTSAMSDQRLEVIGTKGCYRSDQKHRGVEFVTDEAGIEVINPYFTQFYPNPDDTGMSASGYGPQSIIQFVNDCKAIVDGRRTSSSLAGLRATFASSIPVAQVIEANKKSLTNGNRWIDIEPIT; encoded by the coding sequence ATGGGTAAAACACCCGGCATCGGCATCGACATTGTAGTGGTCGGAGCCGGCATGTATGTGTGCGGAAAAGGCACCGACGGTCACGGCACCATCCTGCCGGCCCTGTTCGAGGCCCATCGCCTTGGCCTCGTGAACAGCATCCTGATTTCCTCAACCAGCAGGAGCAGCGCGGAACAGGCCCTGGTCAAGGCAAAGGAACTCAGCGCCATCATGGGCGTTACTCCACCGGTACTGGCAGTTCCTCACGAAACGGCGGCCCCTGATCCGAAATCTTACCAACAACTGTTGACCAACTCCCCAAGACTCAAAGCCGCGATCGTTTCGGTGCCGGATGAACACCACTTTCCTATTGCCCGCGATCTTATCGAGCATGGCCTCCACACCCTGGTGGTAAAACCTCTGGCCGCAAGTGTCAAACAAGTCCGCAATCTCATCGCTTTGACTGAGAAACACGCGGTGTACGGGGCTGTGGAGTATCACAAACGATTCGACGAGTCCAACCTCAAGCTCCTCACCCTGATCCGCCAAGGTAATCTGGGCCGCTTGCTCAATTTTTCGATCAACTACAGCCAACGCAAGCTGATCCCCACCACAGCTTTCCGGTCATGGGTAGAGACCACCGATATCTTTCAATACCTAGGCGTTCATTACGTCGATCTCATCCACTTCCTGACACAAGCCCAACCCCGGCGGGTCATGGCAATCGGCGCAAAAAAGCACCTAACCTCCCAAGGCATCGACACCTGGGACACCATCCAGACCCTGATCGAATGGCGGGATGACACCGGAGAAGATTTCACCTCCTCTCACCTCACCGGCTGGGTGGACCCGGACAACACCAGTGCCATGAGCGACCAGCGCCTGGAAGTGATTGGCACCAAAGGTTGCTACCGAAGCGACCAAAAACATCGAGGCGTTGAGTTCGTCACCGACGAAGCCGGCATCGAGGTAATCAACCCGTACTTCACCCAGTTCTATCCCAACCCCGATGACACAGGGATGAGCGCATCAGGTTATGGCCCGCAGAGTATCATCCAGTTTGTGAACGACTGCAAGGCAATCGTCGATGGTAGGAGAACGTCCTCCTCGCTTGCCGGACTCCGGGCCACCTTTGCCTCCTCCATCCCCGTGGCCCAAGTTATTGAGGCCAATAAAAAAAGCTTAACAAACGGTAATCGCTGGATCGATATCGAGCCAATTACATAA
- a CDS encoding cephalosporin hydroxylase: MQDKQMAWQITYEGISAELPPNIQKITFSREDIAKFFHIFFWAHLSEQKGKRVEYNGVPIHKNPGDLLNYQQIIYEQQPDFIIECGAFQGGATLYFANLLDLIGKGQVISIDICEREGVWHDTVRHHPRITCLAGSSTDPAIIDQVHALVGENRNNFIILDSLHTTAHVLGELAAYSDLAGKGNYLIVEDSNLNGHPLPPAWHTQTAMEGGPFEAIEKFLKTRNDFRVDSLMENRFLFSFAPCGYLVKE; the protein is encoded by the coding sequence ATGCAGGACAAACAGATGGCATGGCAAATAACGTATGAAGGGATATCAGCGGAACTCCCACCCAACATCCAAAAAATCACTTTCAGCCGCGAGGATATTGCGAAGTTCTTTCACATTTTCTTCTGGGCACATCTGTCGGAACAAAAAGGAAAACGAGTTGAGTATAACGGGGTCCCTATCCACAAGAACCCAGGAGACTTACTGAACTACCAGCAGATCATCTACGAACAACAACCTGACTTCATCATCGAATGCGGCGCTTTTCAGGGTGGGGCAACCCTGTACTTTGCCAATTTGCTTGATCTGATCGGCAAGGGCCAAGTAATTTCTATAGACATCTGCGAACGAGAAGGTGTCTGGCATGACACGGTGCGGCATCACCCTCGTATTACTTGCCTGGCAGGGAGCTCTACTGACCCGGCCATTATTGACCAGGTCCACGCCCTGGTCGGGGAAAATCGCAACAACTTTATCATTCTCGATTCGCTCCACACCACAGCTCACGTGTTAGGAGAACTAGCCGCTTACTCCGACCTGGCAGGGAAGGGGAACTATCTCATTGTTGAAGATTCCAATCTTAACGGCCATCCTTTACCTCCAGCCTGGCACACCCAGACCGCCATGGAGGGCGGCCCCTTTGAGGCAATCGAAAAATTCCTGAAAACAAGGAATGACTTCCGGGTTGACAGCCTAATGGAAAATCGATTCCTTTTTTCCTTCGCACCTTGCGGGTATCTCGTCAAAGAATAA
- a CDS encoding class I SAM-dependent methyltransferase: protein MWEQSKAAKRRVTIPAFHNRYFVGHGIDIGGKPDPLGQYSGFFARMQSALTWDIDDGDAQYMTGVSDEAFDFLHASHCLEHMVDVRVALANWIRIVKPGGFLVITVPDEDLYEMGNWPSRFNSDHKWTFTIIKDQSWSPRSINILDLLQEAKGMIVVEKIELLRDFYRDTWRADQIDQTMTPVAECAIEIILQKK, encoded by the coding sequence ATGTGGGAACAAAGCAAGGCAGCAAAAAGAAGGGTCACCATTCCCGCTTTCCATAACCGCTATTTCGTGGGTCATGGCATTGATATCGGCGGCAAGCCGGACCCGTTAGGTCAATACTCCGGTTTTTTTGCCCGCATGCAATCTGCCCTCACCTGGGACATTGATGACGGAGATGCCCAGTACATGACAGGTGTTAGTGATGAGGCTTTCGATTTTCTACATGCCAGTCATTGCCTGGAGCACATGGTTGATGTCCGGGTAGCGCTTGCCAACTGGATTCGGATAGTCAAACCCGGCGGCTTCCTAGTCATCACCGTACCGGACGAAGACCTCTATGAGATGGGCAACTGGCCAAGCCGATTCAACTCGGACCATAAATGGACCTTTACCATCATAAAAGACCAGAGTTGGTCGCCACGTTCCATCAACATCCTGGACCTACTTCAAGAGGCAAAGGGCATGATTGTGGTAGAAAAAATCGAACTGCTCCGTGACTTTTACCGCGATACCTGGAGGGCTGATCAAATTGACCAAACCATGACGCCAGTCGCTGAATGTGCGATTGAAATCATTCTTCAAAAAAAGTGA
- a CDS encoding glycosyltransferase family 2 protein: protein MKASIIIRTKNEERWITSCLNAVFAQNYQDFEVIIVDNQSTDSTLAKVDQFPVKKVVHCTEYLPGKSLNIGIAEASGEFVVCLSGHCIPTNDQWLSNLLRNMADPNIAGVYGRQEPLSFTPPGDKRDLMIVFGPERKVQRKDSFFHNANSMVRKSVLDQIPFDDKITNIEDRVWAQQVLQQGHAIIYEPEASVYHWHGIHQDGNIERCQNVVRILESLDSRVFDASHRLSLEHLNIVAMIPIKGSSKRLGGAPLLEYTINSALQSRYISSVVVSADNKETAKSALSMGAHHAILRDTSLSQDYVGLEKVYRYTLEQLAAKDNHPDVLVLLEITYPFREKPLIDDMIDKLVAEGLDSVLPAKIENNPIWIEEEKGIRRIDEGFIPRQYKKAIYLGYKGLCCVTRPEFIRTEEVVGANIGVYTIGNPYSCLEIRNDRDLELPGAMLRNLRLSKTIKPDLRLKRCGNE from the coding sequence ATGAAAGCCTCCATCATCATCCGCACCAAGAACGAGGAACGCTGGATCACCTCCTGCTTAAACGCTGTCTTCGCCCAAAACTACCAAGACTTCGAGGTCATCATCGTCGACAACCAGAGCACCGATTCGACCTTGGCAAAAGTCGATCAGTTCCCGGTCAAGAAAGTGGTGCACTGCACTGAATATTTACCCGGAAAGTCGCTGAACATTGGCATTGCCGAGGCGAGCGGCGAGTTTGTGGTCTGCCTCTCCGGCCATTGCATCCCTACCAACGACCAATGGCTCAGCAACCTGCTTCGAAATATGGCCGACCCAAATATCGCCGGGGTCTACGGACGCCAAGAGCCACTCTCTTTCACCCCCCCCGGAGACAAGCGTGATTTAATGATTGTTTTCGGCCCGGAACGTAAGGTGCAGCGCAAGGACTCCTTCTTCCATAATGCCAACTCCATGGTCCGAAAATCGGTTCTTGACCAAATTCCCTTCGACGATAAGATAACAAATATCGAAGACCGGGTATGGGCGCAGCAAGTCCTGCAGCAGGGCCACGCCATCATCTACGAACCAGAAGCCAGCGTGTATCACTGGCACGGCATCCACCAAGACGGCAATATCGAGCGTTGCCAGAACGTGGTCCGAATCCTGGAGAGTCTGGACAGTCGGGTATTCGATGCCAGCCATCGTTTAAGCCTGGAGCACCTCAACATCGTGGCCATGATTCCAATCAAGGGCTCATCCAAGCGCCTGGGCGGGGCGCCACTGCTCGAATATACGATTAACAGCGCCCTGCAATCACGCTACATCTCCTCGGTCGTGGTCTCGGCAGATAACAAAGAGACAGCAAAAAGCGCTCTGTCGATGGGAGCACATCATGCCATCCTGCGCGACACCTCTCTCTCTCAAGACTATGTAGGACTGGAGAAAGTCTACCGCTACACCCTGGAACAGCTTGCCGCCAAAGATAACCACCCTGACGTCCTGGTCCTTCTTGAGATCACCTATCCCTTCCGGGAAAAGCCACTTATCGACGATATGATCGACAAACTGGTGGCAGAAGGACTCGACTCCGTGCTCCCGGCTAAAATTGAGAACAACCCCATCTGGATCGAGGAAGAAAAAGGGATACGCCGGATAGATGAAGGCTTCATCCCCCGCCAATACAAGAAAGCAATTTACCTGGGCTACAAAGGACTCTGCTGCGTCACACGACCAGAGTTTATCCGGACTGAAGAGGTCGTCGGGGCCAATATTGGCGTCTATACCATAGGCAACCCATACTCGTGTCTGGAGATCAGAAACGACCGAGATCTAGAGTTGCCAGGAGCTATGCTAAGGAACCTCAGACTGAGCAAGACCATCAAACCGGACCTGCGCCTGAAAAGATGCGGCAATGAGTAA
- a CDS encoding Ldh family oxidoreductase: MISISGNTIKTIIKESLLHEHVDPQVAEYVAEGLVSTSLRGVNSHGIRLIHHYLAALKAGRVNPKPSYKIEKRLPTVAILDADDTFGHAAGMEAAKLAIEMANEYGSGNVAVKNSTHYGAAAYFALEIAANDMIGTSYTHADSLIIPTNSKRSFLGNNPVCFAAPVAGEGPFCLDMATSLITFNEVRRLREINGTTPKGVGADKDGNPTTNPHEITMLLPVGGHKGYGLSLMVEILCSTLTGMPFGPHISKMFVNLEKKRHLGHFVSAMSIEGFGEAGAFKLRLRQMLDELRAEPPLDQETPVMVAGDPEKKSFAIRSRDGIPITEQELAQFQALNKTYGLGMTL; this comes from the coding sequence ATGATAAGCATTAGCGGAAATACGATAAAAACAATAATTAAAGAGTCCCTGCTGCACGAACACGTTGACCCTCAAGTAGCGGAGTATGTCGCCGAAGGCCTAGTCTCCACCTCCCTGCGCGGCGTCAATTCGCATGGCATCCGATTAATTCATCACTATTTAGCCGCGCTCAAGGCAGGACGAGTCAATCCCAAGCCGAGTTACAAAATCGAAAAACGTCTGCCCACCGTGGCCATACTGGACGCTGACGACACCTTCGGCCATGCTGCCGGCATGGAAGCAGCCAAATTGGCCATCGAAATGGCCAACGAATATGGCTCTGGTAATGTGGCAGTGAAAAATTCCACCCATTACGGAGCTGCCGCCTATTTTGCACTGGAGATCGCTGCCAATGACATGATCGGCACAAGCTATACCCATGCCGATTCCTTAATTATCCCCACCAACAGTAAGCGGAGCTTCCTGGGGAACAACCCTGTCTGTTTCGCCGCCCCGGTGGCTGGAGAGGGGCCTTTCTGCCTTGACATGGCAACAAGCCTGATCACCTTCAACGAGGTTCGCCGCCTTCGCGAAATCAATGGCACCACTCCGAAAGGAGTAGGAGCAGACAAGGACGGGAATCCAACAACGAATCCTCACGAAATCACCATGCTGCTGCCGGTAGGAGGCCACAAAGGCTACGGACTGTCACTGATGGTCGAGATCCTCTGCAGCACCCTTACCGGAATGCCCTTTGGACCGCACATTTCAAAAATGTTCGTCAATCTCGAAAAGAAACGTCATCTAGGTCATTTTGTCAGCGCCATGAGCATTGAAGGCTTCGGCGAAGCCGGCGCATTCAAATTACGGCTCCGGCAAATGCTTGACGAGTTACGTGCCGAGCCCCCCCTTGACCAGGAAACCCCTGTGATGGTGGCCGGAGATCCTGAGAAAAAATCCTTTGCTATCAGAAGCCGGGATGGTATTCCGATAACAGAACAAGAGCTTGCCCAGTTCCAGGCTTTAAATAAGACCTATGGCCTGGGAATGACACTATGA